The Symphalangus syndactylus isolate Jambi chromosome 3, NHGRI_mSymSyn1-v2.1_pri, whole genome shotgun sequence genome has a segment encoding these proteins:
- the TEX48 gene encoding LOW QUALITY PROTEIN: testis-expressed protein 48 (The sequence of the model RefSeq protein was modified relative to this genomic sequence to represent the inferred CDS: substituted 1 base at 1 genomic stop codon): protein MAAHQNLISKIFCLCCRDCQEPYVIDDSKVPSQTQEHKPXTQNLQLRKDELDRQNPKRINGVSHLPSRTPLIQPKKSTSSSSSEFEDLNAYASQRNFYKRNLNRYCQEHWPFQPCLIGRP, encoded by the exons ATGG CAGCCCACCAAAACCTGATCTCGAAGATCTTCTGTTTATGCTGCAGGGACTGTCAGGAGCCCTATGTCATCGATGACTCCAAGGTTCCCAGTCAAACCCAAGAGCACAAGCCATGAACCCAAA ATTTGCAGCTTCGGAAGGATGAGCTTGACAGACAAAATCCCAAGCGCATTAACGGAGTCTCCCATTTGCCTTCGAGAACGCCCCTGATCCAGCCAAAAAAGAGCACTTCCTCCAGCAGCAGTGAGTTTGAGG acCTGAATGCATATGCTTCCCAAAGAAATTTTTACAAGAGAAACTTAAACCGCTACTGCCAGGAGCACTGGCCATTCCAGCCATGCCTCATTGGGAGGCCCTGA